The DNA window aatatttacaagtatgtgtgtgtgtgtgtgtgatgtctgtcAGTGTCTCTCCAGCTACTTAACCCTCCATTGATGATTTTATGCTGTTGTAACTCTGTCACAGTTTAAATGCATGAACTTTTCTCTGCTCAGGACTGGTCACATCCATCATTGCAGGGAGTACATAAATTTTATTACACcacccaaataaaaataaatgcaaacaaaaacataaatctcTTATCAGAATGACAAATTGCGTTATTCTGATCAGCCACCACTTCCTGAGCAATAGCGGATGTCTgataagcatattaaaatagattGAGTGATATACAAAAGCCGTGAACCTTGGAATGCAATGTCGTCTGTTGTTGGTTTTTGACTCCCTTGGCAACATGCCTGTATCTGCTTACATAATATGTGCTTGTcttccctagtgaaaaataaatatactcaaatgtgtttaaaatccatttattgcattttaagtatactacaaatacatttacatatttatgtgcttaataaaaataccctgcagtTGTACTTTTGGtatttaaagtctgctaaattgaaacgactttaattgtgtggaagtagtccaactaaaatatttaatgcggaactattgtaaatatactttaggtacactttaaatatcttgtatTTAAAGACCGatgttattcaaagatcatacaatcctcatcaatagtgacattaaaacacattttaggcatgAATTAAGAAATAGTAGCAGTATTACTCCAAggagtactccaaataaagtttcattataatttttatgtcTGTAAGTCTCCAGTGATatatcagtaaatatgttaacagATTTTAAGTATACTTGGTATATATgaactaaatgtatttaaaatatattacccATTTTACTATCAGGAAACCAGTGAAGAAACAGCTTGAACAGggcaattataattatttataaatacagaaTCTGCGTTCAGTTTTACTTGCCAAGTTACAGTTTACAGTTACGTAGATATCCATAAATAATACTACAGTTACCTTTTTTCAACCAGTTATTTATGATAAATTAGATACAGCATATAATATAGACACACTGTACTACATTCAGTATATCAATAAGTAGTTAATCTGAAGCCTTTTCCATTGTGTAAACAAATTCTTGCCTAGAAATATGTAACTCTCTGGGAGCTTGACCTTGTTTGACCTTTACACCCATGAGAAGCTGCCTGATGTGTTTCTATTATGGTACAGTTTTGGAGTTTAAGAGGATGACCAAACTTAATTCTCACAGTGCAGATATCATGTTTAATAcacattatttatgtttatttaaatatctatatgtatattaaaatatgaaaaatatgaaatatctatctatctatctatctgttgtttatttatgttcTAGATTTTATATAGTTTGGCactttttactgaataaaaaatacagaagtgTTAAACAGCtcataaatagtaataatagtattttATAGTAATATTCATAGTAAGTATAAACATTACTTTTTGCATTAGTTATCATAAACtaacaatacaaattattttacagtaactATAACATCTATTAAATCTGTTATTATTTGATTTCTGCAtttgtattttaacatttcatgttAAAGCTTTATTGAGTTAACAATTATAACAAATTATAggataaatataaattaacattaactaagataaaTTCTGTAGAAGATAATAATTTCAGTGAAAGTATGGTCCACTGTTAGTTTTTGATACCTAATGTAAAATGTctccaatttattttatttatttatttagaggctatgtaaaatatttatcataataGTTCCATTTAATGAATTGTACCAGATTTAGCTAATTTTCAATATAACTGGAAGGAGCTGTGGAAGTAGGCCTACAGTCAATCCAGTAACTGTTATCAAAACTCAACCAGCTCCTAGATAATATGAGCAGAGAGACATCTAGTGTTTGTTCTAAGCAATGcatctttcaaataataataataataaaacaaaaacttatttcacttaacagacacttttatccaaagcaacttacagtgcatttaggctatacatttttttttttttaccagcacgtgtgttccctgggatacaAACCCACacccttttgcactgctaatgcaatgcgcTACCACTGAGCCATAGGAACACCTTATTAGAAATTACATGAAACTTTTTGCCATATTAACCATCTGTATCCTGTTCTTATAGGGCTCCTTTAACGACAGCTGAAACTGAAACTGAGGGAGTGTTTGACAGATCTCCAGAATGGACAACATCACAGCCAAAGCTAATGTGGGAGTCAAGCTCAGGTGTAACATGACCGGGCACCATGATTTAATCTTCACGTTCATCCCAATAGTCTACAGCTGCAACTTTATCATCGGAATAGTAGGCAACAGCCTGGTAGTCGCTGTCATCTACTTCTGTTTAAAGCTAAAGAATGTTGCGAAcatatttgttttgaacttgGCGTTGTCGGACTTGACCTTCCTCCTCACCCTGCCCATTTGGGCCGTAAACACTGCAACAGGCTACAAGTGGGTATTTGGAGACTTCCTATGTAAGGCCATTTCTGGTATGGCCCTCCTTAGTCTTTATACAAGTATTTTTCTCCTCACTGCTCTCAGCATTGACCGCTATCTGGCCATCGTTCATCCTGTCAAGTCCCGCAGGTGCCGTACTGTGGTGTACGCCCGTGTGACCTGCATCTTGGTTTGGGTTGTGGCTTTTCTTTTAAGCCTTCCCACAGCCGTTATCCGTGAGACCCATTTTATCCAGTATAACAATGTCACTGTATGTGGCATCCTAGATGGAGATCTTGGCAATGTCCTGGCAGCTCTCAGTCTGATGAAGAGTGTTCTTGGGTTCCTTCTGCCCATCACCATCATCCTCACGTGCTACTGCCTGATTGGCCGGTCTCTGCTCAAATCACGGGACATTCAGAGGAATTCCAGATGGAACGGGGACGAGGTGTTGTGCATGCTGGCCGCCGCCGTGCTGTCGTTTTTCCTTTGCTGGACACCACATCAGATCTTCAACTTCTTGAATATGCTTGGTCTGCTGAAAGTGATCACCAACTGCGATGTCATTGAGATCATTGACACCGTAATGCCGTTCACCATTTGCATTGCCTTTTTCAACAGCTGTATGAACCCAATCCTGTACGGTTTTGTCGGGAAGAACTTTCGCAGGAACTTGCTGAAGCTCTTGAAGCTTTCCTCGACTTCTGTGGTGTCTCACCCCTCCCTCAGTACCAAGATGAGCTCTCTCTCATATCAAACCTCGGAGACATTACACCTCTCCGTCAATAAAATGTCCTCAATACCGCAAGCCACATGAGGAAAACACGAAGAGATCAATGATTCAATTCAGGAGATGACTCTTGGttattgtgtatgtatgtgtaaattTGATccaacaacattatatgtaaagTTAACTTTTTTCACCTTCCTCACCAAAGGACAAAATCAtgctgaaaatattaaatatgtgttgtgtaatatttcttatattttaacCATCTCAGCTGTTAAAGTGCCATTTGTGCAatttaaatgctgtattttccACCAATGTGATGAATGAAATCTTCATAATTCTACACgttttaaatctgaaatggatTGTCTCATAGCTCCACTGATCAGACCAGGggtttacaaacatttttttttttttttttatggcacatACCCCCAAATATGATGATCtcctatataatttatatatacattttttatacattaacattaacaagtttttataaactgcttttttttttctacacacgtTATTTATATAATTGACAGAATgggtttcttattttattattgattcaCTA is part of the Carassius auratus strain Wakin chromosome 27, ASM336829v1, whole genome shotgun sequence genome and encodes:
- the agtr1 gene encoding type-1 angiotensin II receptor, producing MDNITAKANVGVKLRCNMTGHHDLIFTFIPIVYSCNFIIGIVGNSLVVAVIYFCLKLKNVANIFVLNLALSDLTFLLTLPIWAVNTATGYKWVFGDFLCKAISGMALLSLYTSIFLLTALSIDRYLAIVHPVKSRRCRTVVYARVTCILVWVVAFLLSLPTAVIRETHFIQYNNVTVCGILDGDLGNVLAALSLMKSVLGFLLPITIILTCYCLIGRSLLKSRDIQRNSRWNGDEVLCMLAAAVLSFFLCWTPHQIFNFLNMLGLLKVITNCDVIEIIDTVMPFTICIAFFNSCMNPILYGFVGKNFRRNLLKLLKLSSTSVVSHPSLSTKMSSLSYQTSETLHLSVNKMSSIPQAT